In candidate division KSB1 bacterium, one DNA window encodes the following:
- the tmk gene encoding dTMP kinase translates to MSGLFISFEGIDGSGKSEQSRRLVDRLRQAGYSGVEFVREPGGVEIAEAIRRILLDTRHHGLHDRTELLLYSAARAQITSERILPALAAGRIVVADRYVDSTTVYQGHGRGLDPDFVRAVNHFATQGLLPHLTFLLDVPVEVAQARQQHNGLTKDRLESENEAFHRRVRQAYLQLAAAEAQRFVIIDGAQSLAAISAEVAQHLRQRLDLRV, encoded by the coding sequence ATGAGTGGCCTTTTCATCTCCTTTGAAGGCATCGATGGCTCCGGCAAAAGCGAGCAGAGCCGCCGCCTGGTTGACCGGCTGCGCCAGGCGGGATACTCCGGGGTCGAATTCGTGCGCGAGCCCGGTGGCGTTGAGATTGCCGAAGCCATCCGCCGCATCCTGCTCGACACCCGCCACCACGGCCTGCATGACCGCACCGAGCTCCTGCTGTACTCTGCGGCCCGCGCCCAAATCACCAGCGAACGCATCCTGCCGGCACTGGCCGCCGGCCGCATCGTGGTGGCCGACCGTTACGTCGATTCCACCACCGTCTATCAGGGCCACGGGCGCGGTCTCGATCCCGACTTCGTCCGTGCGGTAAATCACTTTGCCACGCAGGGCCTGCTGCCACATCTGACCTTTCTCCTGGATGTGCCGGTGGAAGTGGCGCAGGCCCGCCAGCAGCACAATGGCCTCACCAAAGACCGGCTGGAAAGCGAGAATGAGGCATTCCACCGCCGCGTACGCCAGGCCTATCTGCAGCTCGCTGCCGCCGAAGCACAACGCTTTGTCATCATTGATGGGGCGCAAAGCCTGGCCGCCATCAGCGCCGAAGTGGCTCAGCACTTACGCCAGCGCCTGGACTTGCGAGTATAA